The DNA segment GCTGTGGAAATAGTGCGGGAGACTTCTTGTTAACCGGCTACATGCGCTAAGGGGACTTCCTCGCGCTGCGGTTAGTGGTGTGAGAAATGCGgtggtgctgaagtgaaatagctgaGCAGTTTGATAGCTGAATCATCATAGGCTGCCTCATAACCTGCTAGGCTGCCTCATACCTGCgggtcgggttggggcgggtaaggaaatttactttatttgcggggatgggttggggcgggccaaataattcataaaagcgggacccgcgggttggaaaaaaaaacCCCGACCCGCGAATCAGTattgggcgtggtcgcattagagtTAGTGAAGGGAGACGTAAAAGACTGGaaatcgcgttggtttcatatggattactttattacttaatatttgttgtcgataagacttgcttagtttaaaagtagacatgtcaaggaTTTCTATAGAAATATCTCTCATATCTTTTCGTAGAGTATTTAttaagtttcagttcattttaacgTAAGATTTctgaatgaagatcacgcagacaaaggctgcagacagcgcactctgtttgttttctttattttataaatgcccaaagttttcttattatgtgtgtatacaaataaaagtagacccttttacAGATTCTATTGATGTATTTCTCTtacctgtacgatcaaaactgaaagtgtaatttaagttattttcggcgaTATGCCACAAAACGCCTATATGCAGACTGaaccaaaaataatttatatttttcaaaatgtgcagaaaatagtGCAAACTCTGCTAAAGTGAatgttttgaacaagtattaacttaaacattattaaaaaaaacaaacaaacaaacaaaatatatattttagcttaAGGTATTGTATCTATGGTCCTCTGTGGGCCTTTTACCCCGTGCTGGGTAAAAGGCCCCtcttgccacctcatacatttataggatttttaaacaaaacaaataacttgaattgtttattttcacacaaaatcagtTGCTCCGTTAATAGTcaatacaaaacatatttttgtatttattattttgtatgtattacttttaaaatataacatattttaggcGCAGTGATTAGCACAGTTTTTCTTAAGGTGTGCCTTTAGGCCCATTGTAGCGCCTACCTCCCGCGTTCCTGCAATGTGTGTCCTGCTCCCGTATATGGCATATAATTTTCGCACATCAGTTAGCCGTTATTAATATGCGGGGTATTTAAATAGGCAAATCTCGCGGTAGCGGGGGTTTTACCCTAACCGGAGATTTGCGTCCCGCGGGAACCCAATCCCAAAGTCTAGCGCATTAACCTATGGAGAAGCAGTGCTAATTAGGCTATCAGTCTCAATGCCGGAAAGTGCAATTCAATGGGAGTTACaataaaaagagatttacaaaataattttaataaatgttatcacaacatttagcagctttttattaattaaaaattgagaccattcttaatttaaaaactctttttttttttgtttttgctgtaattttGTACAAGAACTACAGCAAAAACCAGTGTTACGCGTTTTTGATTGatcaatatttcagaaactgcatttGAATATTAGCAGTATTGAATTTAATGGATTTCAAGTCCTTTAAACAAGACTGTCTAAAAcggtttaaatttataaaacctacacattcaaaacatcattattactctgacatttctttatgtaaaatattaagtgTAAGTGAAATAGTAAGGACTTTCATGATGTTATGTGCTGGGGGTGTGAATTTCAAAGgtgcttgatttaataaaatggtactttaaaaagtccttgaaagtccttgaatctggtgttcatgaaagagtgggaaccctgattgataaaatgttatattaaaaagtatattgatataaaataattgtctataatatatattatgaacCACATACAGAAATTGCCACTCTTTGCACATCAGTTAATTTGCACAACCAAGAATTATGATTTGTTTCTTGCTCTTCAGAAACGCCAACCTGAGACTGACTTCATTGACCCTCTGATGTCTAAGAAGCCCCGAATCTCCCATCTCAGTAACCGAGGACCCCCCTCCTCTTCAGGTCGTCATTCTTCAGAGACTGAGGACAAAAAACCCGCACCCACGGCCGCTTGCCCAGGACCCTATTTTCACCCTCCCCCTGTCACAGGCTCCAGTTCAAACTCCCCCAGTACGCCGGAGGGCCGGGGGTCTCAGGACCTGCCCCTGGACCAGAGCTCTATATGTGGGAACTCCTCAGAGAGCTACGCCCCCCACAGCCACACGCCCAGCCAGCCGGTTTCCACCACATCCCCCTTGTCCTTCTCCACCTGTACCGTCTCCACAACCACCATTACCTCCACTACTACCACCAGCAGCGGCCACCGCGTTTCTTCTGCCACGTCTCCTACAGCCAGCCGTGATGGCAATGGCAGCAAAAAGCCCAAGAAGTCCAAGAAGCACAAAGATAAAGAGAGGAAGCGAGAAGGAGAGCAAGAGAGGGATAAGGATAAGGACCGAAAGAGGGATAGAGAGCATCACTGCGATAAGGAAGCAAAGCCCAGGAAGAAACATCGGAATGAGGCAGAACAAAGACACATTCCTGCCAACATCAGTCACGAATCGGACAAAGAAGGTTTGTTTTTCCTTGTCCTATGCATTTTGTGGTGTTAACATTGAGTAAtggattattataaaaataataataataaattatgagatgcatGCAATCAAttttggtttaaatattttttattattagaaatgttagcAGATAGTCACTTGTAATTACACACGAAGTAGAAGACAATAAAAAGGAATGCATGCAATCAATTTTGAATGAAAGATTTGTTAAGCTTGTTGCCAGGCCTGATGAAAGGCTTGATTTATGTTCCATTTGCCTTTGGCCCTTGAACTTTAGTTTACAACAACACATTTAGGTTAGTCCGTTCCTAAGACACAAAGATCATGTGTAACGTGTGCTTGTGAGAGGGCAGATTTCCATGTTTCTACATGACTGGTGTGTCTCTTTACAGCTGGCAAAGACAAGCCTGTCAAAAGCACTGAACTTCCAGTCCCAACAAAGCCCGATTACATAGTGTGAGTGAACTTTGACTCGTTTATAGTGTGTCATTCTGCATAAACCCTctgcatcacatacagtaataatataataaaataaaattatgcatttaaatcatgatatatttataaatacatttgtgttctatattttaatatatattttatattctattatagaATTTCATAtctaatttgtaattatatttattttttataaacattttctatttttatttattataatttatttcatataatataataatttattatttatactgtttgtgtgtgtattgtagtCTTATTGTCcttgtattgttttattgcagtAAGTACACAGCAGTGATATCATTGGATCAGAGGCAGCACTATAAGGATGACTTCAATGCAGAATATGACGAGTATCGCATCCTTCATGCCCGCGTAGAGAGTGTTACTCGTCGTTTTACAAAACTGGACGCCCAGTGTAGACGACTGGCACCAGGAACTAAGGAGTACCAGGTAGgagaacaagattttttttctttttatactggaaatatacacagaactgtgtatatttgtgtatatttttctaTCCCAAGTAGTAAGTGTTTTTCTTGTCTTTCCTAACAGGACGTACATGAACAGGTGCTGCAAGAATATAAAAGAATTAAACAAGTAAGTGTAACTGTGCATGTCTTACCCATCTGGGTCCTTTAGATcacaagtaaacaataaaaatagtaagtTAATTGACACATTAAGTTTGCTTTACAGCACAGCCCAAAATATTATGAAGAAAAACTGCGCTGTGAGTATCTGCACAACAAACTGGCCCACATTAAAAGGCTCATCGCTGACTTCGACCAGCGGAGGGCGCAGTCCTGGCTGTAGGGCACGGGACCAAGCAGCcccctcagccaatcagagcactctTCAGCCGAAGGACCGTCTTTAGAGAGTGTGGGAATCAAACAGCTTCTTATTTATTCTATTTACTGATTCCCCACTCGCCTGTTTTTCCACACCTGGCCTTCTTCATCACTCTATATCATGTTTTCTTCCTTTTCATCCTTTCCCATACCTTTtcattctttccttttctttctttttgaaggattttataaaagaaaaaaggacaacaaagaaaaattaaacttttttgaatGCAAAAAGAAAGTTCGCAATGCAAACCGGGGGCCTTACAGCTCGTATTTCTTCAAGCCTTTTGCACAGGGGTGATCGAGCCAGTACATGTGAAAAAGTGGCCATAAAAGAGGGGGTTTCCAAGAGCATTGAAACTTCCTTTCTCATGatggccttgttttttttttttttcttcttttctttgaaCAGCATCAGTATTCACACCCACAGTGCAAATGATGCCTTAAGGTATTAATACAGACATATATCGATGTGGCATCAGTAAGACTTACAAGCACCCGGGGCAGTGGGGAGAAATTATTATGACCTGATCACAGGTACAGCGCACATTCATGGAAGGTGTGATCgatgtttgcttgtgtgtgtgtgtgtgagtgagaaagtGGCGAGTGAAGATTGTcagtgttttgttcatttttgggaAGGATTGTGGGTCAGAAACTACAGGTAGAGATAGGAACTGGGAGGAGGTTtggatataaattatataaaagtgggaaaaaaaaaaaacagaaaacaaaaatcccaaaaaaaagctgctatattttttctttttctttgaacaGCCAGAGCCTCCGGGATCAATCTGGCTCGTGTTACATGTTCTTAATTTGGGCCTGCTCTGTTTAAGAAAATAATTGTACCATCTTGAAGGCAAAGGTGCTACTGATTTATGAGAAAATGCGTCGAGCAGAGGCAGACCTGTATATCCATTtcaaatgtattcattaattattacaAGTCTCAGAACAGAgttatttatgaaatatgaatagaattatatattttgttttcattttgaattaaaaGGAATTGCTGGAATTTTGAGTattgaaaaaagaaactcatCAAATATGCATAAAAGTCTTTATTTCACGGTATCATTAGTGATTCAACTTCTTAAAGATTAAGGGAAACGTTATGTTTACAAAACCTGTGTGATGGGAAGttttgccaaaaaacaaaaaaaaagtgataaaaattaaacaaaaaagctTTCAATCCTATGTATATAGTCTGGAATAAAACGCGTTTCTCTGAGTGACATGACACTTTGTTATCTAAAAGGAGATGGTGTTCGAACACTTACAGTgtcttgatatatttattttctttgcttgTTTAGGGAAAAGATCCAGAATGCAGCTTTGTGAAGCagctttgaaaaaagaaaaaaaaacattgcttgcAATTATGCAAATTCTCACTGGATCAAATAGCTCCatggtggattctgattggctagttgATTCTTGAGGCTTGCTGCATTGTATTTGCACATTTTAAGATGTCTTTTTGAGATCTGAAAACAAATCATCTCTCTCTTATGATCACGATTATTCCATTGTTAAAGACTGGGAGGTGTTTCCTTTGTTTTCCAGTGTTGTAAATTGAAAAACCTGAGTGTGCCATTCTCAAAATAACCATC comes from the Cyprinus carpio isolate SPL01 chromosome B21, ASM1834038v1, whole genome shotgun sequence genome and includes:
- the ell2 gene encoding RNA polymerase II elongation factor ELL2, whose translation is MMAALCENGTYGLNCGRKSDRISVLHVKLTETAFKALENYPNCKKAPSSQATIRFQGLQGRIKIPTTDAPNGCHNFDFYLSNYGKDNPQGSFECIHQYISSSGVPHLSSLGTIQDKITVCATNDSYQVTKERVTKAEEDKSKNSTKFIRPGGPFRDKKVQHRKPAPSAPDPVPERKQTTPLNPANTIRKCLTNNPVSQRPYRDRVIHLLALRSYKKLELLGRLQRDGISQKDRNSLGSTLQQVASLNPKDNSYSLKDFIFREVQRNWPGYTEDERVQCDRILARKLGLNSESVSSSSPTKEPTSPLKRQPETDFIDPLMSKKPRISHLSNRGPPSSSGRHSSETEDKKPAPTAACPGPYFHPPPVTGSSSNSPSTPEGRGSQDLPLDQSSICGNSSESYAPHSHTPSQPVSTTSPLSFSTCTVSTTTITSTTTTSSGHRVSSATSPTASRDGNGSKKPKKSKKHKDKERKREGEQERDKDKDRKRDREHHCDKEAKPRKKHRNEAEQRHIPANISHESDKEAGKDKPVKSTELPVPTKPDYIVKYTAVISLDQRQHYKDDFNAEYDEYRILHARVESVTRRFTKLDAQCRRLAPGTKEYQDVHEQVLQEYKRIKQHSPKYYEEKLRCEYLHNKLAHIKRLIADFDQRRAQSWL